The Nocardia terpenica nucleotide sequence GCGGACGGAATTCGTCCGCTTCAAGGCTCGGGGGTCGCCATGGGCAAGAGCGTGCTGATTTCGGGAGCCGGGGTCGCGGGGTCGACACTGGCGTATTGGCTGGGGCGGCACGGGTTTTCGGTGACCGTCGTGGAGCGCGCCGCGGACCGGCGATCGAGCGGGCATCCGGTGGATGTGAAGGGACCCGCCGTGGCGGTGGCCGAGGCGATGGGGGTCATGCCGCAGTTGCGGGAGGTGGCCACGCGGGTGGAGCGACTGCTCTTCGTCGACGACGAGGGGCGGCCGCGCGCCCGGGTGCGGACCACGGTATTCAGCGGGTCGGCGGGCGATCGGGAGGTGGAGGTCTCTCGCGCCGATCTCGCGCGCATCATGCTGAAGGCCGCGCGCGAGCACGCCGAGATCCGCTGGGGCGACACCATAACCGGGCTCACACCGACCGGCGACGGCGTCGACGTCACCTTCGCGGAGGGCTCCCCCGCCCGCTTCGACCTGGTGGTCGGCGCGGACGGCGCGCACTCCACGGTCCGGCGCCTGGCCTTCGGCCCGGAACACGAATTCCGCAGGCACCTGGGCATGTACGTGGCCGCCGTGCCGGTCGACCGGCCCTTCGGTTCCGGCCGCGAGGCGATCCTGCACAACAGCCCGGGCCGGGGATTCGCGCTGCACCCGGGCGCCGGACAACCGGGCGCGATGTTCATCTTCCGGCACGCCGAGATCCCCGGACTGGACTATCGCGACCTGGCCCGGCACAAGGAAATCCTCACGGCGGCCTACCGAAACCGGTTGGGCCGCTTCGCCGAATACCTCGACCGAGCGCGCGCGACCGACGACCTCTACTTCGACGCGGTGAGCCGAATCCACCTGCCGCGGTGGTCGACTCGCCACATCACCCTACTGGGCGACGCGGCATCCTCGGTGTCCCTGTTCGGCAACGGTTCCACACTGGCCATCGCGGGCGCCCACACCCTGGCCGAGGAACTGACCCGCAGCCCCGCCGACATCCCCGACGCCCTCCGCCGCTACGAACAGCGCCACCGCAGACTCGCCGCCCCGCACCAGCGCGGATACATCGCAGCGGCCCTCCTACTCGTCCCCGGCTCCCGCGCCGCTATCACACTGCGCAACACCGTGATTCGCCTCCTGCCGTCTTAGTCAGCGCGGGGTGCGGGTGGCACGGCGCATGGCGGAGAGGGGGTCGGCGTAGAAGACGCTGAGGGAGGTTACCGCCGCCGCGTGCTCCTGGACTCGGCCGCCGAAGCGGCTGATTCGCAGGTCGGCCTGCGGGAGCGCGGTGCTCTGGGCGAAAGCCTTTGCCACTCGGTCGATTCCGGGACGGTAGCCGGTGAATGCCTGGCCGCCCAGCACCACCCGGTCGGGGTTGAACATGTCGCGGATCAGGGCGGCGGAGCGGCCGAGGATGTCGGCGCGCTCCAGCAGCAGGGACCGGGCCGGTTCGGAGCCGGACTCGGCGACCCGGTACAGGTCGCCGATCGCGGGACGGCGCGGCGCCTCCCGCTTGGGCACAATGCCCGCGCGCACCGCCCGGCCCAGCAGCGCGGCCTCGCCGACGGTGGCCTCGAGGCAGCCGCGGCGGCCGCACGAGCACTCCACGTCCGAACCGGTCGGCAGGTGCGCGATGGAGCCGGGGCCGTTGGTGGGGGTGTGCACGCGATCGTGCAGGGTGACCGCGACACCGGCGGTCTCGCGCGCGTAGATGTACAGGCTGGACCCGGGCCGCTCCTCCTCACCGGAGGTCAGCAGCAGTTCGGCCGCGGCCATCGCCTCCACGTGCGCGGAGACCGACACCGGCAGGTCCAGCACCGTCCCGAAGACGGCGCCCACCGGCGCGGCCTGCCAGCCCAGGCGCGGATGGTCGACCAGCCCACCGGCCGGGTCGACACGACCGGCCAGCGCCACACCGGTCCACAGCGGGCGGCGGCGCGGCAGTCGGTCCAGGAATGCCTTGGCGCTGCGGGCGATAATGGTGAGCGCGGCGTCCTGGCCCGCCTGCGGGGTGGCGATGTCCAGGCCACCGAGAATGCGCCCGGACAGGTCGGCCGCGATGATGCGGGTGACAGTGGCGCCGATGTGCACACCCAGGGTGGCGAAGGAGTCGGTGTCCACCTCGAAGGGCACCCGGGGGCGTCCGACGGCGCCGGACGCGGTGAGGTCGGCGCGCTCCCGCAGCAGCCCGGCCGAAAGTAGTGCGGAGACTTGGCGGTTCACGGTGGCGATGCTCAAACCCGTTGCCTGCGCGGCACTGTCGCGGAAGATGGGACCGCGGGTGGCGGCGCGCAGCACCGCGGCGGCCGGATTGTCCGCGATGCGGAGCTCGGCGGGCACCGCCGGGCGCGACGGCACCGTCCGGGCGGGCAGGGTGGGGGTCGACGATCGCTCGAGGGTGGGGCTCGTCATATGCGAAATCCTTGTTGTAGTCCCCGGTCGGGAGACGTGTCTACATGAACAGCAACAAGGCAGTGAGAAGGGCCAGGAACAGTCGGCGAAGGACCGGAGCGGTTCTCAGCTGCGCGGCCGGGAACAACACAGTTCCCGCTGCCGCGGCAGCCGCACACCGAGCGCAACGGTCACATAGGTGACCCGCGCGGCATTCGGACGGCTGGTAGACATGTGTACGAAGTTATCACCCCGGCGCCGACACACGCCAGACCGGGCGGTACGCATCCATTGCGCTCAGCGTGATTCCAATCATTGCCGCAGGTCCACCCCGGGTTCCGCCCCTACTCCCCGCAGTCCGGGAATACGCTGCTACGGACTTCTCACGTTCCCCGGAGGAAGGCCCGACGACCCGCCCTCGCCCCCTTTTTCGCCGCGCCACCACCTTTTCGTGGGCTTGGTCTCGGAGTTCACCCTCGCGGGGGCATGGTGTTCGACGCGTGGGCACCTGCCGTGTCTACTTGGAGGGCTGGGCGCCCGGCCCGAGCGCGACCGGTCGGGCACACACGTAGGCGCCGATGGTTTGACCACCCTTGTTGTCCGGCAACGGTTTACAGTACTTCTCGATGAACTGCACGCGCGGGTCGTCGACCTGATTGACCAGGGCGAAGCCGATCTGCCCCTGCGCCACCAGCCGGGTGAGGTCGTCGAGGGTCAGCACCGGGGCCGTCCCGGTGAAGCCGCCGAAGGCCGGTACCTCGGCACCCGTGGTGAAGATGAACGGGGAGGCCACGATTCCGATATAGGCGATCAGGGGGTAGCGCGCGTCCGGAAACACCTTGTGGGCCGTGGCGACGAGCTTGGGCGCCCCGCGGAACGCGTCGGCGATGGCCTTCTGGGTGACGAGGCTGGTCGTCTTGGGTTCGAACGGCAGGTCCAGGGCGCCGTAACCGTCGGCGACCAGCGAGCCCGCGGCCACCGCCGGGGCCGCGACCGCGGCGACCAGCAGCGCGGCCACCGAGGCACGCCCGCGCGACCAGGCCCCGACCGCACACGCGGCCACCGCCACCACGACCGTCGCCCAGCGCACCGCGCTCGGGGCGGGCTGCAGCAGCCACCAGCCGTAGACCACGGTGAGCGCCACGGCGGCGACGCCGAGCCAGTGCACGCGCCGATCGGTCGATCGCACGAATTCTACTGTCGCCCAACCGATCAGCGCGGCCACGGGCGGGGCGAGCACCGCGAGATAGTACGGATTCACGGTGCCGATGGCCAGGAACACCGCCAGGTGCAGCAGCAGCCACCCGCCCCACAGCAGCAGCGCGGCGGGGCGCGGCCCGACCCATCCGGTCGAGCGGCGGCGCAGCAGCACGGCCAGCGCGATCAGGGCCACCAGCGCCAGCGGGACCAGCCAGCCCGCCGCGCGCCCGCCGCCACCGGCGAAGACATGATCGAGCCGATTGTCCGGTCCGAGGACGAGTGCGGCGCGATACCCCTGGCCCGCCGTCCCGATCTGGAAGTTGGCGGCGCCCACCCCGAACGAGCTGTCGGTGCGGGCGAAGCCGTTGTAGAGAAATACCTGTTCGAACAGCGAATTGTGCTTGCTGCCATCCACATACGGCCGATGCGCGGCCGGGATCAGGCTCACCACGATCATCCAGCTGAGCGAGATCGCCAGGGCGACAATGCCGAAGCCGAGTGTATGGCCGATTCGCTTGCGCAGCAGCGGTTTCGGGGCGCAGATCAGGTAGACCAGCGCCAGGATCGGCACCAGGAACCACGCCTGCAGCATCTTGGTCTGGAAGGCGAGGCCGATGAGAATCCCGGCGTACCAAAGGTTTCGGGATCTTCCGGTGTCCACGGCGACGAGGACGCGATCGGCGGCGAGCACCAGCAGCAGGATGAGCAGCGTGTCCGAGATATTGCCGCGATCGAGCGCCACCGTTTCCGGGGTGCACGCCATGACCAGCGCCGCCACCACACCGGCCGCCGGACCGGCCGTCCGGCGCACCACCCGGTAGAGCAGCAGCACGGTCAGCACGCCCTCGACGACCTGCGGCAGCACCAGCGCCCAGATGTGCGGGCCGAACACCCGCACCGACAGCGCCTGCACCCAGAACGCGCCCGGCAGCTTGTCGATGCTGGCCAGTCCGGCGGGATCGAATGCGGCGAAGAAGAAGCCGTGCCAGCTGGTGGCCATCGACCGCACCGCCGCGGCGTAATACAGCTGCGGATTCTGCTGCGCGATCCCCCACGCGTAGCTCAGGGCCGCGACCCCCGCCACGAGCAATATCGTCGGCCGCGCCCAGGCGGGCTGACCGACCGGAGAACGCCAGACCCGCCAGCGCCGCTCGTCCGGCGGCGTTTCGGTGAGTACCGTCGTCACATCGACCACTATCGGCAGGCCCGGGTGACCGGTCAATGGAAAACTGGCCCGAACCCACCTGCCGACCACGGATTTCCACCCGTCGGCCGGTCCGTCTCCACCCCCGGGTGGGGTCAGTCGTCTTCGTCGGCCGGAAGAGGACGGCAGCACCGAGGGTCAGCCGTCGCGGTCGCGCCCGAAGAGGACGGCGGCCCCGGATCAGCCGCCGCCGTCGCGCCCGAAAAGAACGGCGGCCCCGGATCAGCCATCGCCGTCAGGCCCGAAAAGAACGGCAGCCCCGGATCAGCCATCGCCGTCAGGCCCGAAAAGAACGGCAGCCCCGGATCAGCCATCGCCGTCAGGCCCGAAAAGAACGGCAGCCCCGGGTCAATCGTCGCCGTCAGGCCCGAAGAGGACGGCGGCTGCGGCGTCGATGCGGCGGAGGCGTTCGTAGCGGTAGAGCCACAGGGTGGGGACGAGGGCGATGCACAGGACGGCCAGGAAGATCCACGCGCCGTTGTCGACGATCGAGACGGCGTAGAGGATGGCGACGATCGCCAGGACGACGAAGACACCGGTGGCGGCCAGCACGAAGTCGTGCACCAGCAGCCGCAGATTGTCCAGGTCGGTGCGGGTGATCTCGAGCGAATCGACGGCGACATGCTCGGGCGGAAAGATCAGCCGCACGGCGCGGAACATCTCCGAGTGCCCCCGGAACCGAGCCGCGACCGCCTCGACCAGATACACCGCGACGGTCGCGACCGCGAGCGCCCACATGGATTCCTCGAGCATCCCCACGAACAGGTGGTACCCCTCCGGCGCGAAGACCAGCCCGATGAAGAACAGCACCGCGAAGGCACACGCGAAGAGCACCAGCCGAGTCGACCATCTCGAGAACCGAGTGGAAATCATGACCGGCGGGCCCCTCACATGGGTACGAACGGGTAACGACCCGCTGAGGGTAGCGACCCACCCGTAGCCAATCCCGCTACCACTCGCGACACGCCGATTGGTGTCTGTCACACCGGAAGGTCCCGGCCAAGAGCACGCCGGGACCACAGAGAGAGCAGGCCAGGACCATAGAGAGAGCAGGCCGGGACCACAGAGAGAGCTGGCCAGGACTATAGAGAGAGCTGGCCAGGACCCGGGGCGAGTACGCCGGGACCCTCGGGGCGGAGCTTCCTCAGGCGGCGCGGACGTGTTGTAAGCCCCACTCGTGGGCGAGGAGGCGGTGGGAGGTGAGGCGGTCCTCGTGGCGGTGGGTGACGCTGGTGATGACCAGTTCGTTCGCGCCGGTGAGTTGTCGGAGGGCGGAGAGGCGCTCGGTTACGGCCGAGGGGGTGCCGACGAACTGGGTGGCTAGTCGGTCTCTCACCAGGCGCTCCTGCTGGTCGGTGAGTGGGGGCGCGGTGTCGGGGTCGAGGTATTCCGCCGCGCCTGCGCCGCTGCGGATGCTGTACACCCAGTGGCCGTAGCTCGAGGCGAGGTGGCGGGCGGTCGAATCGTCTTCGGCCACTACCACATCCGCCGATACCACCAGGTACGGCTCGGGGTAGCGGTCCGACGGCCGGAACGACTCCCGGTAGGCCGCAACGGTTTCCAGGATGGTGCCGGGCGAGACGTGATAGTTGGCGACGAATGGCAGCCCCAATCGCCCGGCCAGCCGGGCGCTCTCGCCGCCGCTGCTGCCGAACAGCCACAGCTCGATATCGGCGCCCTCGCCCGGGACCGCATGCAGCGCAACGCCGTCCGCGGTGCGGAAGTCGCCGGACAGCAGCGCGGCGATCTCCTCCACCTGCCGGGTGTAGTCGAGGGACTGCGCGCCGGGCAGGACCAGGGCCTCGTAGGTG carries:
- a CDS encoding FAD-dependent monooxygenase translates to MGKSVLISGAGVAGSTLAYWLGRHGFSVTVVERAADRRSSGHPVDVKGPAVAVAEAMGVMPQLREVATRVERLLFVDDEGRPRARVRTTVFSGSAGDREVEVSRADLARIMLKAAREHAEIRWGDTITGLTPTGDGVDVTFAEGSPARFDLVVGADGAHSTVRRLAFGPEHEFRRHLGMYVAAVPVDRPFGSGREAILHNSPGRGFALHPGAGQPGAMFIFRHAEIPGLDYRDLARHKEILTAAYRNRLGRFAEYLDRARATDDLYFDAVSRIHLPRWSTRHITLLGDAASSVSLFGNGSTLAIAGAHTLAEELTRSPADIPDALRRYEQRHRRLAAPHQRGYIAAALLLVPGSRAAITLRNTVIRLLPS
- a CDS encoding ROK family transcriptional regulator, which translates into the protein MTSPTLERSSTPTLPARTVPSRPAVPAELRIADNPAAAVLRAATRGPIFRDSAAQATGLSIATVNRQVSALLSAGLLRERADLTASGAVGRPRVPFEVDTDSFATLGVHIGATVTRIIAADLSGRILGGLDIATPQAGQDAALTIIARSAKAFLDRLPRRRPLWTGVALAGRVDPAGGLVDHPRLGWQAAPVGAVFGTVLDLPVSVSAHVEAMAAAELLLTSGEEERPGSSLYIYARETAGVAVTLHDRVHTPTNGPGSIAHLPTGSDVECSCGRRGCLEATVGEAALLGRAVRAGIVPKREAPRRPAIGDLYRVAESGSEPARSLLLERADILGRSAALIRDMFNPDRVVLGGQAFTGYRPGIDRVAKAFAQSTALPQADLRISRFGGRVQEHAAAVTSLSVFYADPLSAMRRATRTPR
- a CDS encoding ArnT family glycosyltransferase, with product MTTVLTETPPDERRWRVWRSPVGQPAWARPTILLVAGVAALSYAWGIAQQNPQLYYAAAVRSMATSWHGFFFAAFDPAGLASIDKLPGAFWVQALSVRVFGPHIWALVLPQVVEGVLTVLLLYRVVRRTAGPAAGVVAALVMACTPETVALDRGNISDTLLILLLVLAADRVLVAVDTGRSRNLWYAGILIGLAFQTKMLQAWFLVPILALVYLICAPKPLLRKRIGHTLGFGIVALAISLSWMIVVSLIPAAHRPYVDGSKHNSLFEQVFLYNGFARTDSSFGVGAANFQIGTAGQGYRAALVLGPDNRLDHVFAGGGGRAAGWLVPLALVALIALAVLLRRRSTGWVGPRPAALLLWGGWLLLHLAVFLAIGTVNPYYLAVLAPPVAALIGWATVEFVRSTDRRVHWLGVAAVALTVVYGWWLLQPAPSAVRWATVVVAVAACAVGAWSRGRASVAALLVAAVAAPAVAAGSLVADGYGALDLPFEPKTTSLVTQKAIADAFRGAPKLVATAHKVFPDARYPLIAYIGIVASPFIFTTGAEVPAFGGFTGTAPVLTLDDLTRLVAQGQIGFALVNQVDDPRVQFIEKYCKPLPDNKGGQTIGAYVCARPVALGPGAQPSK
- a CDS encoding LLM class flavin-dependent oxidoreductase — protein: MTVPLSVLDLSPISAGSTPQQALRNTLDLARHAEAWGYRRYWVAEHHFVRVASSATSTLIALIAAATRTIRVGSAAVQLGHHTSASVVEAFGTIDALYPGRLDLGLGRSAHRAAQLRSAGVPPVSPPPRPTEVRDGVVIPPPFTPGQVLDTAKLAATYEALVLPGAQSLDYTRQVEEIAALLSGDFRTADGVALHAVPGEGADIELWLFGSSGGESARLAGRLGLPFVANYHVSPGTILETVAAYRESFRPSDRYPEPYLVVSADVVVAEDDSTARHLASSYGHWVYSIRSGAGAAEYLDPDTAPPLTDQQERLVRDRLATQFVGTPSAVTERLSALRQLTGANELVITSVTHRHEDRLTSHRLLAHEWGLQHVRAA